A single genomic interval of Dehalococcoidia bacterium harbors:
- the gmk gene encoding guanylate kinase — protein sequence MADSPLLVVITGPSGVGKDTVLRALARRLGDRAHVAVTATTRPPRPDERHGVHYYFLSPQEFESLLQRGELLENAVVYGHRYGVPRGPLREALAQGRDVLLRTDVQGARYIKGQVPQAITVFLLPPSLEELERRLRERGHDSPQQMALRLETARRELERADEFDYRVVNDQVEEAVERLARIMEEERRRPGRTPPRL from the coding sequence GTGGCGGACTCGCCCCTGTTGGTGGTCATCACTGGCCCTTCAGGGGTGGGCAAGGACACCGTCCTGAGGGCCTTGGCCCGTCGCCTGGGCGACCGCGCCCACGTGGCCGTCACCGCCACCACCCGTCCGCCGCGTCCCGACGAGCGTCATGGCGTCCACTACTACTTCCTCTCGCCCCAGGAGTTCGAGTCGCTGCTACAGCGGGGGGAGTTGCTGGAGAACGCTGTGGTGTACGGCCACCGCTACGGCGTCCCCCGCGGCCCCTTGCGGGAGGCCCTGGCCCAGGGCCGGGACGTGCTGCTCCGCACCGATGTCCAGGGCGCCCGCTACATCAAGGGCCAGGTGCCTCAGGCCATCACCGTCTTCCTCCTGCCCCCCTCCCTGGAGGAGCTGGAGCGGAGGTTGAGGGAGCGGGGACACGATTCCCCCCAGCAGATGGCCCTGCGACTGGAGACGGCCCGGCGCGAGCTGGAGAGGGCCGACGAGTTCGACTACCGCGTCGTCAACGACCAGGTGGAGGAGGCAGTGGAGAGGCTGGCCCGGATCATGGAGGAGGAGAGGCGACGCCCGGGCCGCACGCCGCCCCGCCTTTAG
- a CDS encoding MFS transporter encodes MDAAVASLSQLDQRKRWVVVLGTMLALFTVGMDQTLVSTALPKVVASLGGLGLFPWVFTAFMVTSTTFVPLVGKLTDLYGRKPFYMAGLAILVLGSALCGASRTMEQLIAFRAIQGLGAGAVMSIAFAVIGDLFPPAERSKYMGLFTGTFAASSILGPLIGGALTDYVHWRWVFYVNLPIGAVVLAVLAFGMPHLRPEVGRRPLDVLGFILMPAVIVPFLLAFSWGGDKFGWTSGPVLALLGSALGVLAVFALVEMRAEEPAFPLHLFRNSVFLVCSLVTVIIGVAMFGAIAFIPLYIQGVKGATATNSGLITMPMTLAMAAASTIGGQVIARMGRYRPVTLAGLAVVPLAMFMFTRLEADSPRLRVTLDMVMLGIGLGLAMPPLTLAVQNALPHRFLGVSTSAIQFLRQIGAVMGVAIVGSHINVAFGHELSRRLPLEAQTLPSSLLSVVRERDFLLSKEALAALQQRFESLGPGGAALFQRVVEAARVSLAEAIGDGFMLAFAICISAFVVGLFLKEVPLRRSHFPSLAEMEAVPAMADVPPEDEAAPEREGRSPAEHGGD; translated from the coding sequence ATGGACGCGGCCGTGGCCAGCCTGTCGCAGCTGGACCAGCGCAAGCGCTGGGTGGTGGTGCTGGGGACCATGCTGGCCCTCTTCACGGTGGGCATGGACCAGACCCTGGTGAGCACGGCCCTGCCCAAAGTAGTGGCCAGCCTGGGAGGGCTGGGCCTTTTCCCCTGGGTATTCACCGCCTTCATGGTGACGTCCACCACCTTCGTTCCCCTGGTAGGGAAGCTGACGGACCTGTACGGGCGCAAGCCTTTCTACATGGCGGGGCTGGCCATCCTGGTGCTGGGATCGGCCCTGTGCGGCGCCTCCCGCACCATGGAGCAGCTCATTGCCTTCCGGGCCATCCAGGGACTGGGGGCGGGGGCCGTCATGAGCATCGCCTTCGCTGTCATCGGTGACCTGTTCCCGCCAGCGGAGCGGTCCAAGTACATGGGGCTGTTCACCGGCACCTTCGCCGCCTCCAGCATCCTGGGGCCCCTTATCGGAGGAGCGCTGACGGACTACGTGCACTGGCGCTGGGTCTTCTACGTCAACCTTCCTATCGGGGCGGTGGTGCTGGCGGTGCTCGCCTTCGGCATGCCCCACCTGCGGCCCGAGGTGGGGCGCAGGCCCCTCGACGTCCTGGGGTTCATACTGATGCCGGCAGTCATCGTTCCCTTCCTGCTCGCCTTCTCGTGGGGGGGCGACAAGTTCGGCTGGACCTCCGGGCCGGTGCTGGCCCTACTGGGGTCGGCGCTGGGGGTCCTGGCGGTGTTCGCGCTGGTGGAGATGCGGGCGGAGGAGCCGGCCTTCCCCTTGCACCTGTTCCGCAACTCCGTGTTCTTGGTCTGTTCGCTGGTGACGGTCATCATCGGAGTGGCCATGTTCGGGGCCATCGCTTTCATCCCCCTGTACATTCAGGGGGTGAAGGGGGCTACGGCCACCAATTCGGGTCTCATCACCATGCCCATGACGCTGGCCATGGCCGCCGCCAGCACCATCGGCGGCCAGGTCATCGCCCGCATGGGCCGTTACCGCCCGGTGACCCTGGCGGGGCTGGCGGTGGTGCCCCTGGCCATGTTCATGTTCACCCGCCTGGAGGCGGACAGCCCCCGCCTGAGGGTGACGCTCGACATGGTGATGCTTGGCATCGGGCTGGGCCTGGCCATGCCGCCTCTGACGCTGGCGGTCCAGAATGCCCTGCCCCACCGTTTCCTGGGCGTATCCACCTCGGCCATTCAGTTCCTGCGGCAGATAGGGGCCGTGATGGGTGTGGCCATCGTCGGCTCCCACATCAACGTCGCCTTCGGGCACGAGCTGTCCCGCAGGCTGCCGCTGGAGGCCCAGACGCTGCCCTCGTCCCTCCTGTCGGTGGTCAGGGAGAGGGACTTCCTGCTGAGCAAGGAGGCGTTGGCGGCCCTGCAGCAGCGCTTCGAGTCCCTGGGGCCGGGCGGGGCCGCCCTCTTCCAGAGGGTGGTGGAGGCGGCACGAGTCTCCCTGGCCGAGGCCATCGGCGATGGCTTCATGCTGGCCTTCGCCATCTGCATCTCGGCCTTCGTGGTGGGGCTGTTCCTGAAGGAGGTGCCGCTGCGCCGCAGCCACTTCCCCTCGCTGGCGGAGATGGAGGCGGTGCCCGCTATGGCCGATGTGCCGCCTGAGGACGAGGCCGCCCCTGAACGCGAGGGCCGTTCCCCGGCCGAGCATGGCGGGGACTAA
- a CDS encoding CsbD family protein, with the protein MQQEGRWDRIRGRIRLVWGNLTDDDVQQARGDLERLVGIIKERTGESAEAVRQRLQQLMQDEEGQQQQ; encoded by the coding sequence GTGCAGCAGGAAGGACGTTGGGACCGCATCCGTGGACGCATCCGCTTGGTCTGGGGGAACCTGACCGACGATGATGTCCAGCAGGCCCGGGGAGACCTGGAGCGACTGGTGGGCATCATCAAGGAGCGCACCGGCGAGAGCGCCGAGGCGGTGCGGCAACGCCTGCAGCAACTGATGCAGGACGAAGAGGGGCAACAGCAGCAGTGA
- a CDS encoding Glu/Leu/Phe/Val dehydrogenase: MTAQTGAPDGSPLEAALAQFHAAADRLGLDPGLRQVLAHCKRELVVNFPVRMDDGSLRIFTGYRVQHNLARGPGKGGIRYHPEVNLDEVRALAMWMTWKAAVVGLPYGGAKGGVAVDPKALSPRELENLTRRYATEMAVIIGPNEDIPAPDMGTNPQVMAWIMDTVSMHRGYTVLGVVTGKPTSVGGSLGRVEATGRGLLHMVDQAVALRGLQKDGLTVAIQGFGNVGSVAAWHLHRAGYRVVAVSDSGGGIYNPRGLDPDALWHHKQAEGTFRHCPFGDAISNQELLALPVDVLVPAAVEGQITAANADQVKAKIIVEGANGPTTPAADAILREKGVLVVPDILANSGGIIVSYFEWVQDLQYYFWDEDEIHERQRRIMVRAFQEVASLAEAEGVTLREAAMLLAVKRVAEATRTRGIYP; this comes from the coding sequence GTGACCGCCCAGACTGGCGCCCCCGACGGGTCGCCCCTCGAGGCGGCCCTCGCCCAGTTCCACGCCGCCGCCGACCGCCTGGGCCTGGATCCCGGCCTCCGCCAGGTTCTGGCCCACTGCAAACGGGAGCTGGTGGTCAACTTTCCGGTGCGCATGGACGACGGCTCCCTGCGCATCTTCACCGGCTACCGTGTGCAACACAACCTGGCCCGCGGCCCGGGCAAGGGCGGCATCCGCTACCATCCCGAGGTAAACCTGGACGAGGTGCGCGCCCTGGCCATGTGGATGACCTGGAAGGCGGCGGTGGTGGGCCTCCCCTACGGCGGGGCCAAAGGGGGTGTGGCTGTGGACCCCAAGGCCCTGTCCCCCAGGGAACTGGAGAACCTCACCCGTCGCTACGCCACCGAGATGGCCGTCATCATCGGCCCCAACGAGGACATCCCCGCCCCCGACATGGGCACCAACCCTCAGGTGATGGCCTGGATCATGGACACCGTCAGCATGCACCGCGGCTATACGGTGCTGGGGGTGGTCACGGGCAAGCCCACCAGCGTAGGCGGCAGCCTGGGGCGGGTCGAGGCTACCGGCCGCGGCCTCCTGCACATGGTGGACCAGGCGGTGGCCCTGCGCGGCCTGCAGAAGGACGGCCTGACGGTGGCCATTCAGGGCTTCGGCAACGTGGGATCGGTGGCTGCCTGGCACCTGCACAGGGCCGGCTATCGGGTGGTGGCCGTCAGCGATTCGGGCGGCGGCATCTATAATCCCCGGGGACTGGACCCCGATGCCCTCTGGCATCACAAGCAGGCCGAAGGCACCTTCCGCCACTGCCCCTTCGGCGACGCCATCAGCAACCAGGAGCTGCTGGCCCTGCCGGTGGACGTGCTGGTGCCGGCCGCTGTGGAGGGGCAGATCACCGCCGCCAACGCCGACCAGGTGAAGGCCAAGATCATCGTCGAGGGGGCCAACGGCCCCACCACCCCCGCCGCCGATGCCATCCTCAGGGAGAAGGGGGTTCTGGTGGTCCCCGACATCCTGGCCAACAGCGGCGGCATCATCGTCTCCTACTTCGAGTGGGTCCAGGACCTCCAGTACTACTTCTGGGACGAGGACGAGATCCACGAGCGCCAGCGCCGCATCATGGTGCGGGCCTTCCAGGAGGTGGCCTCCCTCGCTGAGGCCGAGGGTGTCACCCTGCGGGAGGCGGCCATGCTGCTGGCGGTGAAACGGGTGGCGGAGGCGACCCGCACTCGGGGCATCTATCCCTGA
- the rpoC gene encoding DNA-directed RNA polymerase subunit beta', which yields MATENQEFNAVRISLASPEQIRSWSYGEVTKPETINYRTLRPEKDGLFDEKIFGPTKDFECYCGKYKRVRYRGVVCDKCGVEVTRARVRRERMGHIELAAPVAHIWFVRGTPSRIGLLLHISPRNLERVLYFAQYIVTRVDAQAKERAIADLKRRLDEELARLDESYQGRLAELEQARQEAQAELDSLRQQGADDEALAARLQQLQKELDDLQARYQEEREKVRHQLEEQIDELGDLTDPVADDQCTFLTDTDYRRLSDKYSGVFEAAMGAEAILDILRRLDLDRLAQKLRREIASSTGQRRKVAIKRLKLVESFRKSGNKPEWMIITVLPVLPPDLRPMVQLDGGRFATSDLNDLYRRVINRNNRLKRLLELGAPEIIVRNEKRMLQEAVDSLIDNGRRGRPVQTAGNHRLKSLSDLLRGKQGRFRQNLLGKRVDYSGRSVIVVGPELKLHQCGLPKRMALELFKPFVMRGLVEKGLAHNIKSAKRMVERVRPEVWDVLEEAVKERPVLLNRAPTLHRLGIQAFEPVLIDGSAIQLHPLVCAAFNADFDGDQMAVHVPLSRRAVAEARQVMLSSHNLLLPANGEPVVIPTLEMVLGIYYLTLEKPGARGEFREGVFPPQGIYSSFAEAKLAYDMGHVELQARILVRDQRTDGQMVTTTIGRILFNEVVPPELGFRNQVMDKKAIKDLVAECYRRLGEAATAEMVDRMKDLGFRYATRSGITIAMNDLKVPEEKARLLEEADARIAEIQSQYEMGLITEEERYQQAVQVWRETSDEMQKLIEQNLSRYGGIYLMAVSGAKGNISQIAQMAGMRGLMSDPSGRIIDLPIRSSFREGLTVLEYFISTHGARKGMADTALRTADSGYLTRRLVDVAQDVIVLEEDCGTTQGIWLGYPSAERLAIQSMRDRIVGRLAAADVVDAETGEVLAVRGQEIDEEAAQRIEQASAIVVLGRRLEGQEKQVYVRSPLSCQAKRGICAKCYGRDLARGRLVATGEAVGIIAAQSIGEPGTQLTMRTFHTGGVAGEDITTGLPRVEELFEARVPRGAAAMAEIDGVLEVEDRGDHRLLRVVSTEIYREEYALPEGMQVLVSEGQQVEAGQLLARLPEGSDGDGLPAPLQSEVVARSSGVVEQVAPDRISVTYEERDQREYLVPRTARLKVQPGEYVRAGQPLTDGPLNPQDILRVQGPEAVQAYLVEEIQKVYSSQGVNINDKHIEVIIRQMLRRVRVEHPGDTDFLPGDLVDRFKFEDENAKVMAEGGEPATAQPVLLGITKAALHTDSFLAAASFQETTRVLTDAAIEGKVDHLLGLKENVIIGRLIPARAPIVVEEPPAEKPAPRPALWSSEVEEDVAATFFGPEEEEEEEEEEEEPEEE from the coding sequence TTGGCAACTGAGAACCAGGAGTTCAACGCCGTCCGCATCTCTCTGGCCTCGCCGGAGCAGATCCGTTCCTGGTCCTACGGCGAGGTGACCAAGCCCGAGACCATCAACTACCGCACCCTGCGGCCGGAGAAGGACGGCCTCTTCGATGAGAAGATCTTCGGCCCCACCAAGGACTTCGAGTGCTACTGCGGCAAGTACAAGCGCGTCCGCTACCGGGGCGTGGTGTGTGACAAGTGTGGCGTGGAGGTGACCCGCGCCCGAGTGCGCCGCGAGCGCATGGGCCACATCGAGCTGGCCGCTCCCGTGGCCCACATCTGGTTCGTGCGCGGCACCCCCAGCCGAATCGGCCTTCTCCTGCACATCTCGCCCCGCAACCTGGAGCGAGTCCTCTACTTCGCCCAGTACATCGTCACCAGGGTGGACGCCCAGGCCAAGGAACGGGCCATCGCCGACCTGAAGCGCAGGCTGGACGAGGAGCTGGCCCGGCTGGACGAGTCCTATCAGGGCCGCCTGGCCGAGCTGGAGCAGGCCCGTCAGGAGGCCCAGGCGGAGCTGGACTCCCTGCGACAGCAGGGGGCCGACGACGAGGCCCTGGCCGCCCGCCTGCAGCAGCTCCAGAAGGAGCTGGACGACCTTCAGGCCCGCTACCAGGAGGAGCGGGAGAAGGTGCGCCACCAGCTGGAGGAGCAGATCGACGAGCTGGGGGACCTGACGGACCCCGTGGCCGATGACCAGTGCACCTTCCTGACCGATACCGACTACCGCCGCCTCAGCGACAAGTACAGCGGCGTCTTCGAGGCGGCCATGGGCGCCGAGGCTATCCTGGACATCCTCCGCCGGCTGGACCTGGACCGGCTGGCCCAGAAGCTGCGGCGCGAGATCGCGAGCAGCACCGGCCAGCGGCGCAAGGTGGCCATCAAGCGGCTGAAGCTGGTGGAGAGCTTCCGCAAGAGCGGCAACAAGCCCGAGTGGATGATCATCACCGTGCTGCCGGTGCTGCCGCCCGACCTGCGGCCGATGGTGCAGCTGGACGGCGGCCGCTTCGCCACCAGCGACCTCAACGACCTTTATCGGCGGGTCATCAACCGCAACAACCGCCTCAAGCGGCTTCTGGAGCTGGGGGCGCCCGAGATCATCGTCCGCAACGAGAAGCGGATGCTGCAGGAGGCGGTGGACTCCCTCATCGACAACGGTCGGCGGGGTCGGCCGGTGCAGACGGCGGGCAATCACCGCCTCAAGAGCCTCTCGGACCTGCTGCGCGGCAAGCAGGGGCGCTTCCGCCAGAACCTCCTGGGCAAGCGAGTGGACTACTCGGGCCGCTCGGTCATCGTGGTGGGGCCGGAGCTGAAGCTGCACCAGTGTGGCCTTCCCAAGCGCATGGCCCTGGAGCTGTTCAAGCCGTTCGTCATGCGCGGGCTGGTGGAAAAGGGCCTGGCCCACAACATCAAGTCGGCCAAGCGCATGGTGGAGCGTGTCAGACCCGAGGTGTGGGACGTGCTGGAGGAGGCGGTGAAGGAGAGGCCGGTGCTGCTGAACCGCGCCCCCACCCTGCACCGTCTGGGCATTCAGGCCTTCGAGCCTGTCCTCATAGACGGCTCGGCCATCCAGCTCCACCCGCTGGTGTGCGCAGCCTTCAACGCCGACTTCGACGGCGACCAGATGGCCGTCCATGTCCCCCTCTCCCGGCGGGCGGTGGCTGAGGCGCGTCAGGTGATGCTCTCCAGCCACAACCTGCTCTTGCCGGCCAACGGAGAGCCGGTGGTCATCCCTACCCTGGAGATGGTGCTGGGCATCTACTACCTGACCCTGGAGAAGCCGGGCGCCCGCGGCGAGTTCCGGGAGGGCGTCTTCCCGCCCCAGGGGATCTACTCCAGCTTCGCCGAGGCCAAGCTGGCGTACGATATGGGCCACGTGGAGCTGCAGGCCCGCATCCTGGTGCGGGACCAGCGCACCGATGGCCAGATGGTGACCACCACCATCGGCCGCATCCTCTTCAACGAGGTGGTGCCGCCGGAGCTGGGCTTCCGCAACCAGGTGATGGACAAGAAGGCTATCAAGGACCTGGTAGCCGAGTGCTACCGCCGCCTGGGGGAGGCCGCCACCGCCGAGATGGTGGACCGGATGAAGGACCTGGGCTTCCGCTACGCCACCCGCTCCGGCATAACCATCGCCATGAACGACCTGAAGGTGCCGGAGGAGAAGGCTCGGCTCCTGGAAGAGGCCGACGCCCGCATCGCCGAGATCCAGAGCCAGTACGAGATGGGCCTCATTACCGAGGAGGAGCGCTATCAGCAGGCCGTCCAGGTGTGGCGGGAGACCAGCGACGAGATGCAGAAGCTCATCGAGCAGAACCTCTCCCGATACGGCGGCATTTATCTGATGGCCGTGTCCGGGGCCAAGGGTAACATCAGCCAGATCGCCCAGATGGCAGGCATGCGGGGCCTCATGTCGGACCCCTCTGGACGCATCATCGACCTGCCCATCCGCTCCAGCTTCCGCGAGGGGCTGACGGTGCTGGAATACTTCATCTCCACCCACGGTGCTCGCAAGGGCATGGCCGACACGGCCCTCCGCACTGCCGACTCGGGCTATCTGACCCGCCGCCTGGTGGACGTGGCCCAGGACGTCATCGTCCTGGAGGAGGACTGCGGCACCACTCAGGGCATCTGGCTGGGCTACCCCTCCGCGGAGCGGCTGGCCATTCAGAGCATGCGCGACCGTATCGTGGGTCGCCTGGCCGCCGCCGATGTGGTGGACGCGGAGACCGGCGAGGTGCTGGCTGTCCGCGGCCAGGAGATCGACGAGGAGGCCGCCCAGCGTATCGAGCAGGCTTCGGCCATAGTGGTCCTGGGGCGGCGCCTGGAGGGACAGGAGAAGCAGGTCTACGTCCGCTCGCCCCTCTCCTGTCAGGCCAAGCGGGGCATCTGTGCCAAGTGCTACGGACGCGACCTGGCCCGCGGCCGCCTGGTGGCTACGGGCGAGGCGGTGGGCATCATCGCCGCCCAGAGCATCGGCGAGCCCGGCACTCAGCTGACCATGCGCACCTTCCACACGGGCGGCGTGGCCGGCGAGGACATCACCACCGGCCTGCCTAGGGTGGAGGAGCTGTTCGAGGCGCGAGTGCCCAGGGGGGCCGCCGCCATGGCCGAGATCGATGGCGTCCTGGAGGTGGAGGACCGGGGCGACCACCGCCTGCTGAGGGTGGTCAGCACCGAGATCTATCGCGAGGAGTATGCCCTCCCCGAGGGCATGCAGGTGCTCGTCAGTGAGGGGCAGCAGGTGGAGGCGGGCCAGCTGCTGGCCCGGCTGCCCGAGGGCAGCGACGGCGATGGTCTGCCCGCCCCCTTGCAGTCCGAGGTGGTGGCCCGTAGCTCCGGCGTGGTGGAGCAGGTGGCGCCGGACCGCATAAGCGTCACCTACGAGGAGCGGGACCAGCGCGAGTACCTGGTGCCCCGCACCGCCCGCCTGAAGGTGCAGCCGGGCGAGTATGTTCGGGCCGGTCAACCCCTCACCGATGGCCCCCTCAACCCCCAGGACATCCTGCGGGTGCAGGGGCCCGAGGCTGTCCAGGCCTACCTGGTGGAGGAGATCCAAAAGGTCTACAGCTCCCAGGGCGTCAACATCAATGACAAGCACATCGAGGTCATCATCCGCCAGATGCTGAGGCGGGTGCGGGTGGAGCATCCGGGCGACACCGACTTCCTGCCTGGCGACCTGGTGGACCGCTTCAAGTTCGAGGACGAGAACGCCAAGGTGATGGCCGAGGGTGGCGAGCCGGCCACCGCCCAGCCGGTGCTCCTGGGCATCACCAAGGCAGCCCTCCACACCGACAGCTTCCTGGCCGCCGCCTCCTTCCAGGAGACGACCCGGGTGCTGACGGACGCCGCCATCGAGGGCAAGGTAGACCACCTGCTGGGGCTGAAGGAGAACGTCATCATCGGCCGCCTGATACCTGCCCGCGCCCCCATCGTGGTGGAGGAGCCGCCGGCCGAGAAGCCGGCACCGCGCCCCGCCCTGTGGAGCAGCGAGGTCGAGGAGGACGTGGCCGCCACCTTCTTCGGCCCCGAGGAAGAGGAAGAGGAGGAGGAGGAGGAAGAGGAGCCCGAGGAGGAGTAG